The following is a genomic window from Chitinophagales bacterium.
CCTGCTGAATTCATAACGATAAGCAGTGAGCCTGGTACACCTATGCGGGCTACTGTCAGTGAATTTGGACCTGTATTATTAGCTAAAATATTGGGATTGAACGATACCCAAGAGGGAGTCCTTTCTATGCTTTTTAAATACTGCGATGATAAAGGATTAGCTCTATTAGATTTAAAAGATTTAAGAGAAGTGCTAATACGAGCGAACGATGAACTAAAAGATGAACTAACCAAACAATTTGGCAGTTTTTCAACTACGACTTCAGGTACTATTCTTCGTAAAGTAATTGAAATAGAACAACAAGGAGCAGACAAATTTTTTGGAGAAATGTCTTTTGAAGTGGAAGACCTCGTAAGGGTAATCGATGGAAAAGGAATAGTTAATATATTTCGCCTAACAGATATACAAGATAAGCCTAAATTATTTTCAAGTTTTATGCTTTGCCTGCTTGCTGAAATTTATGGCAGTTTCCCTGAAATAGGCGACCCTGATAAACCTAAACTAGTTTTATTTATCGATGAAGCACATTTGATATTTGAGGAAGCTAGCCCAGCGCTTTTAAAGCAACTCGAAGCTACTATTAAGCTGATTCGGTCCAAAGGTGTTGGTATATTTTTTATTACACAGAATCCTGCCGATATTCCTGATTCTATTTTGGGTCAGCTGGGGATGAAAGTGCAACATGCCTTGCGTGCCTTCACTGCCAAGGATCAAAAAGCTATAAAACTAGCAGCTGAAAATTTCCCTATTTCCCCATATTATGATATCGAGAAAACCTTGACATCTTTGGGTATAGGAGAGGCCTTGGTCACTGTGCTCAATGAAAAAGGTATCCCTACTCCACTAGCTCATACCATGATGCGACCCCCATTAAGTCGTATAGGAGTATTGACTAATGGTGAATTGCAAGACATTATTGACCAATCTGATATCAAAGAAAAATACGAAAAAATCATAGACCGTGAGAGCGCTTATGAAATGCTCCAAGGAAAAATATCGGCGGCTAAAGAGGATGAACCTGAAGCAGAAGAGAAAGAAGAAGTAAAAGAAGAAAAAGGAGGCGGCATACTGGATAGCGTAGGGGATGCTGTCAATAGTCCTGTTGGAAAAATTGTAGTGAGAGAAGTCACGAGAGGTTTACTTGGTGTCCTAGGACTCAAAACGACAACGACTAGG
Proteins encoded in this region:
- a CDS encoding DUF853 family protein; its protein translation is MANKQQFLSDIQTGYTFKGDSILMGLGKLNEENVPDALIKAPLKMFNRHGLIAGATGTGKTISLQVIAENLSKAGVPVLLMDIKGDLSGIAMAGSTNPKVEERNAILKLDNSYSNNPAEFITISSEPGTPMRATVSEFGPVLLAKILGLNDTQEGVLSMLFKYCDDKGLALLDLKDLREVLIRANDELKDELTKQFGSFSTTTSGTILRKVIEIEQQGADKFFGEMSFEVEDLVRVIDGKGIVNIFRLTDIQDKPKLFSSFMLCLLAEIYGSFPEIGDPDKPKLVLFIDEAHLIFEEASPALLKQLEATIKLIRSKGVGIFFITQNPADIPDSILGQLGMKVQHALRAFTAKDQKAIKLAAENFPISPYYDIEKTLTSLGIGEALVTVLNEKGIPTPLAHTMMRPPLSRIGVLTNGELQDIIDQSDIKEKYEKIIDRESAYEMLQGKISAAKEDEPEAEEKEEVKEEKGGGILDSVGDAVNSPVGKIVVREVTRGLLGVLGLKTTTTRRRKSKGLFW